One segment of Bacillus alkalisoli DNA contains the following:
- a CDS encoding YwgA family protein, with translation MLTDHAKLMKVFASAGEIIGRKKLQKMVYIAKKLNYPFYEKYNFHFYGPYSEEITLRVEELCNLGFLSELKENKGGYSQYRYSLTESGQEFLAHYDELTMPHLQSCMLNMNEQSSRFLELVSTVLFFENLSKEEVKEKIFTLKSKQRYTEEEVEEAYTYIEALRKEIAG, from the coding sequence TTGTTAACGGATCACGCGAAATTAATGAAAGTATTTGCTTCTGCAGGGGAAATTATCGGCAGAAAAAAATTACAAAAAATGGTGTACATTGCTAAAAAGTTAAATTACCCATTTTACGAAAAATACAATTTTCACTTTTACGGACCATATTCAGAAGAAATAACATTACGTGTAGAAGAACTATGTAACTTAGGTTTCTTAAGCGAGTTGAAAGAAAATAAAGGTGGCTACTCTCAATACCGATATTCATTGACGGAAAGTGGACAAGAATTTTTAGCTCATTACGATGAGTTAACGATGCCACACTTACAAAGCTGCATGCTAAACATGAACGAACAAAGCTCTCGATTTTTAGAATTAGTTTCGACGGTGTTGTTTTTTGAAAACTTATCAAAAGAAGAAGTTAAAGAAAAAATTTTCACGTTGAAAAGTAAACAACGCTACACAGAGGAAGAAGTCGAAGAAGCTTACACATATATTGAAGCGTTACGAAAAGAAATTGCAGGTTAG
- a CDS encoding DUF3888 domain-containing protein, whose protein sequence is MKRYILICLLVFATPIHTFAETPYIPTEQSREELYQDIFLSLLTPQVHETIGEFYKKEAGLSFVAVYPYQTVVEKVERIGGYRSFVFEVTLLVNPVVGAHIPVGEDRLHYEIGGSGDVKLLEHQHIRSIDLPDWYKK, encoded by the coding sequence TTGAAGAGATACATACTAATTTGCTTGTTGGTTTTTGCGACGCCGATCCATACATTTGCCGAAACACCGTATATTCCGACAGAGCAATCTCGTGAAGAACTTTACCAAGATATCTTTTTATCGTTATTAACACCACAGGTGCATGAAACGATTGGGGAGTTTTACAAAAAAGAAGCAGGTTTATCGTTTGTAGCCGTTTATCCTTATCAAACGGTAGTTGAGAAAGTAGAACGGATAGGTGGATATCGCTCGTTTGTTTTTGAAGTAACACTGTTAGTTAATCCAGTTGTAGGTGCGCATATTCCAGTTGGGGAGGATCGGTTGCACTATGAGATTGGTGGAAGCGGGGATGTAAAATTGCTGGAACATCAACATATACGTAGCATTGATCTACCAGATTGGTATAAAAAATAG
- a CDS encoding 2-hydroxymuconate tautomerase: MPYVTVKMLEGRTEEQKKALVEKVTTAVSETTGAPEDKIVVFIEEMTKGHYAVGGKRLSDS; this comes from the coding sequence ATGCCATATGTTACGGTAAAAATGTTAGAAGGTCGTACGGAAGAGCAGAAGAAAGCATTAGTGGAGAAAGTAACTACTGCTGTGAGCGAAACGACCGGTGCTCCAGAAGACAAAATTGTGGTATTCATTGAAGAGATGACAAAAGGCCACTATGCAGTAGGCGGAAAACGTTTGAGTGACTCTTAG
- a CDS encoding YwhD family protein, whose translation MDQEKKKKPIGFNIIKNDPTDGHGGYGVGALSLENVSPVIVDVEGEDAVVDVGAMHARSTVERGIKFLPNKEDVPNGKLYWLVWVTIDRKQEGPYYAGVTACEMTVDREIRRGYKSLPEHVNKMDKSMKRKIMVDHMDEKGKAILRKYLESHNKQMWDLSSDELKQGLS comes from the coding sequence ATGGATCAAGAAAAAAAGAAAAAGCCAATTGGTTTTAATATAATAAAAAATGACCCAACAGATGGCCATGGTGGCTATGGCGTTGGTGCTTTGAGTTTAGAGAATGTCTCACCAGTTATTGTCGATGTGGAAGGTGAGGACGCAGTCGTGGACGTAGGAGCTATGCATGCTAGGAGTACCGTAGAACGTGGCATTAAATTTTTGCCAAACAAAGAGGATGTTCCTAATGGAAAACTTTACTGGCTTGTATGGGTAACAATCGATCGTAAGCAAGAAGGGCCATACTACGCGGGGGTAACAGCTTGTGAAATGACCGTGGACCGTGAAATTCGTCGCGGCTACAAATCGCTTCCAGAGCATGTAAACAAAATGGACAAATCGATGAAACGGAAAATTATGGTCGACCATATGGACGAAAAAGGAAAAGCTATTCTGAGAAAATATTTAGAATCCCATAATAAACAAATGTGGGATCTGTCTAGCGACGAGTTAAAGCAAGGGTTAAGCTAA